The following proteins come from a genomic window of Deltaproteobacteria bacterium:
- the mgtE gene encoding magnesium transporter, which produces MAALDLDNDVSKHVDFSLQLLREPREEHELSSKLSAFLDELHPVMLTSVINAVDPEYQSEFIKHVTGLDQLAGLIAHAGDYVRGIALKLLDDSRIGAVVRRLEIDDAADVLSMLPRRKRIGALKRVSPSRAKEINKLLAYDRETAGGIMTTLFLSFPEHISADEATRQLRQKLQDDDITRDTEISSFYILDGDHRLKGVCSLRELLAASSVSHISQIMKTSFLSVAPNDDQEKVARIIADYDLHSVPVLDPDSKKILGIITVDDIVDVIDEEHTEDLLRLVGTEEQDKIGATIPVAIKSRIPWLGASWLGGIVGAMLLGNFSPALEKVVALAFFMPIVCGMGGNVGSQTSTITVRGIATGELGDYRIFRRLKQEASIGILLGVIFGAMLCLVSLLLYHNIKLSLIVGVSIMMSMTCATSFGAILPFIMQKLGADPAIASGPFVTTSTDLISIVIYFSIASLML; this is translated from the coding sequence ATGGCCGCCTTAGATCTCGACAATGATGTTAGCAAGCACGTTGATTTTTCCCTGCAATTACTTAGGGAACCTCGCGAGGAGCACGAGTTATCGAGCAAACTAAGCGCTTTTTTAGACGAGCTTCACCCTGTTATGCTCACCTCAGTAATTAACGCCGTAGATCCTGAATATCAGAGCGAATTCATTAAGCACGTTACTGGTCTGGATCAACTAGCTGGTTTAATTGCCCATGCGGGGGATTATGTTCGCGGGATAGCCCTTAAGTTGCTAGACGATTCGCGCATTGGCGCCGTAGTTAGAAGGCTCGAGATAGACGATGCTGCTGATGTGCTTTCTATGCTTCCCCGACGAAAGCGCATTGGGGCGTTAAAGCGAGTCAGCCCGAGCCGCGCCAAAGAGATAAACAAACTGCTAGCTTACGATCGCGAAACTGCTGGCGGAATAATGACTACGCTATTTTTATCCTTTCCCGAACACATATCTGCGGACGAAGCCACTAGGCAACTCCGACAAAAGCTTCAGGACGACGACATAACTCGCGATACTGAAATATCGTCTTTTTACATACTCGATGGCGATCATCGTTTAAAAGGCGTCTGTTCGCTGCGCGAGCTATTGGCGGCAAGTTCGGTTAGCCACATATCGCAAATAATGAAGACATCTTTTTTAAGCGTTGCTCCGAACGACGATCAAGAGAAGGTAGCGCGCATAATTGCCGACTATGATTTGCACAGCGTACCTGTCCTAGATCCGGATAGCAAAAAAATCCTCGGCATCATTACCGTTGATGACATAGTAGACGTAATCGACGAAGAGCATACAGAGGATCTTCTAAGGCTTGTAGGAACGGAAGAGCAGGACAAAATTGGTGCGACCATTCCTGTCGCGATTAAGAGTCGCATTCCCTGGCTAGGCGCAAGTTGGCTTGGGGGCATAGTTGGGGCGATGTTGCTTGGCAATTTTTCCCCCGCTCTGGAGAAAGTAGTAGCGTTAGCGTTCTTCATGCCCATAGTATGTGGCATGGGTGGCAATGTAGGCTCACAAACGTCGACAATTACCGTCAGGGGGATAGCTACGGGAGAATTGGGAGACTACCGCATATTTCGCAGACTGAAACAAGAGGCATCAATAGGCATATTGTTAGGAGTGATTTTTGGCGCGATGCTGTGTCTTGTTTCCCTCTTACTTTACCACAACATCAAGCTTAGCCTGATAGTAGGCGTATCGATAATGATGAGCATGACATGTGCCACTTCCTTTGGCGCAATTTTGCCGTTCATCATGCAAAAACTTGGGGCAGATCCGGCAATTGCTTCGGGACCATTTGTAACGACGTCCACTGATTTAATTAGCATTGTAATTTATTTTTCCATAGCCTCACTGATGCTTTAG
- the ccsA gene encoding cytochrome c biogenesis protein CcsA: MTMHLLLIFALLAYVIAAYLYTKESLTTYSGAVLKAQLVLIIGLCLHFSFLLFRFLVYGRANLLGFPTMLCAVSLLLGLSFLIFQGRYRLTGLGIFVMPLTAFLMGFSALTYHLTRETSSFYISLDATLAFHLVCSALSLVAFCLAFVVSVARVFQGVLIREKKFSVMQRKLPALKALDAINQRLLGIGFVLMFLGVVAGVAFAFSKGIDFTVFDQRIVWSMVTLIVYGFILLARRVVGWRGRKAAWGAIAGFVVILASFVSFGVSGAGFHVF, translated from the coding sequence ATGACCATGCATTTGCTGCTCATTTTTGCACTCCTTGCCTATGTAATAGCAGCATACCTGTATACTAAAGAATCTTTAACGACTTATAGCGGCGCAGTTTTAAAGGCGCAGCTCGTATTGATAATTGGCTTATGCCTGCATTTTAGTTTTTTGTTGTTTAGGTTTCTAGTGTACGGCCGAGCAAACTTGCTTGGTTTCCCAACTATGCTGTGTGCGGTTAGTCTCCTGCTAGGATTAAGTTTTCTAATTTTTCAAGGAAGGTATCGACTGACCGGATTAGGGATTTTTGTAATGCCGCTTACTGCGTTTTTGATGGGTTTTTCCGCTTTAACTTATCACCTGACGAGAGAGACGAGTAGTTTTTACATAAGCTTAGATGCTACTTTAGCGTTTCATTTGGTTTGTTCTGCTCTTTCCCTAGTGGCGTTTTGTTTAGCGTTTGTGGTGAGTGTCGCTCGTGTTTTTCAGGGCGTATTAATTCGAGAAAAAAAATTTAGCGTAATGCAAAGAAAGCTTCCGGCGCTAAAAGCCTTAGATGCCATTAATCAGAGGTTATTAGGTATTGGTTTTGTTTTGATGTTTTTAGGCGTTGTTGCTGGGGTAGCTTTTGCTTTTTCGAAGGGCATTGATTTTACAGTGTTTGATCAGCGAATTGTTTGGTCGATGGTTACGCTAATAGTTTATGGCTTTATTTTGTTAGCGCGCAGAGTGGTCGGTTGGCGTGGTCGCAAAGCTGCTTGGGGGGCGATAGCTGGTTTTGTGGTTATATTGGCGTCATTTGTGAGTTTTGGCGTTTCGGGTGCTGGATTCCATGTATTCTAG
- a CDS encoding glutamyl-tRNA reductase: MYSSKDVNSDGASEFCDTAMTVLLSGLSYRKTGIATRERLAVEVENEQELLGEFLKCPFFSEAVLVSTCNRVELVTVVPAFGSVLEDARRHIEGVFESNAGLGKNALREEFYHLDGMSAVRHLFRVASGLDSLVLGEPQILGQLKKAFCRALDGGFTSVILNRLFQKAFGVGKAIRTHTNIGRKAVSVCYAARELARHIFGDLVNARVMLIGTGDVGALSLRHFSSAGVKSICIASSSLERAVEVGRNFDAIVLPLHKLEEFLPQVDIIIGASSVSMSNGSIIDRLMASEALAQRCGESQFYIDLGVPRNFASGIAELPDAYLYNIDDLEYIVRQNIDERELETDRAELIVAEEVEKFSVWLARRSVDPVIRDVVRWCSDLQEREIAKTMRRLQRDCEGFSESEHRELRSALGRLCSALIAKTLHRPVSVLKERGNHNRPLLLAFKELFLQDDSA; the protein is encoded by the coding sequence ATGTATTCTAGCAAGGATGTAAATAGTGATGGTGCGTCGGAGTTTTGCGATACGGCTATGACTGTATTGTTAAGTGGACTTAGTTATCGGAAGACTGGCATAGCCACTCGCGAGCGCCTTGCGGTGGAGGTGGAGAATGAGCAAGAGTTATTGGGCGAATTTTTAAAGTGTCCGTTTTTTAGCGAAGCAGTTTTGGTTTCTACGTGTAACAGGGTCGAGTTGGTTACGGTGGTTCCGGCGTTTGGTTCGGTTTTGGAGGATGCTAGGAGACATATAGAGGGTGTTTTTGAGAGCAATGCAGGACTTGGAAAAAATGCTTTAAGGGAAGAGTTTTATCATTTGGATGGCATGAGTGCTGTTAGGCATTTATTCCGCGTTGCCTCTGGTTTGGATTCTCTAGTTTTGGGCGAGCCGCAAATATTGGGGCAGCTTAAGAAGGCCTTTTGTCGTGCGCTGGACGGTGGTTTTACATCAGTTATTCTCAACAGGCTGTTTCAGAAGGCTTTTGGCGTAGGGAAGGCCATTAGGACTCATACTAATATTGGGCGCAAGGCTGTATCGGTTTGTTATGCAGCGCGCGAGCTGGCGCGGCATATTTTTGGCGATCTTGTGAATGCGCGAGTGATGCTTATTGGAACTGGTGATGTTGGCGCGCTAAGTCTAAGGCATTTTTCGAGTGCTGGTGTAAAAAGTATTTGCATAGCTAGTAGTTCTTTAGAGCGGGCAGTGGAAGTTGGAAGGAATTTCGATGCCATAGTTTTACCTCTACATAAGCTTGAAGAATTTCTGCCGCAGGTTGACATCATTATTGGTGCAAGTTCGGTTAGTATGTCTAATGGGTCGATTATAGATCGATTGATGGCGAGTGAGGCGTTAGCGCAGCGGTGTGGCGAGTCGCAGTTTTATATAGATCTTGGTGTGCCGAGAAATTTTGCCTCTGGGATCGCCGAGTTGCCAGATGCTTATTTGTATAACATAGACGACCTTGAGTATATTGTCAGGCAAAACATTGATGAAAGGGAGCTAGAGACGGATCGAGCGGAGTTAATAGTTGCTGAGGAGGTGGAAAAGTTTTCTGTTTGGTTAGCGAGGCGTTCGGTGGATCCGGTTATAAGAGACGTAGTTCGCTGGTGTAGTGATTTGCAGGAGAGAGAGATTGCAAAGACCATGCGCCGATTACAGCGCGATTGTGAAGGTTTTAGTGAGAGTGAGCATCGCGAGCTAAGAAGCGCCCTAGGTAGGCTTTGTAGCGCGCTTATTGCTAAGACGTTGCACAGGCCTGTTAGTGTGCTAAAAGAGAGGGGCAATCACAATAGACCATTGTTGTTGGCCTTTAAGGAGTTGTTTTTGCAGGACGATTCTGCTTGA
- a CDS encoding transglycosylase SLT domain-containing protein: MFSFCNVAEAEISVISPEFRVSGMLRDRVEFWKLIFTKYGPNHLVFHHRSYPEIIYSVLDFSEYEKKLSFREFGRKKNQAVKQEIESIRQALNRLGRGEAASSELERRIEKLFSKRQYSSARQLRRAYLAAANVEQVRYQTGISERFRQGIERSGLYLHAIEEVFRTAGLPLELSRLPLVESSFDYKAYSSVGAAGIWQFTRSTGKQYLNVGPHLDERRDPILASRAAAKYLKNAYNNVGSWPLAVTSYNHGLGGVIRAVRQTGSKDLELIIKNYQSPSFGFASSNFYAEFVAALEVEREWRRYFPGLVREKPLFFDEIRIERPVSLGRLSQCSGASKDRLSALNLGLQKPILNGQVTIPANYVAKVERGKGQRTVAALGCGEVLSLTEETSNYLSKGRKSKQAATAVVAMATSTSASKYKVRPGDTLGAIARRMSVRQADLMRVNNIRDARKLRAGILLAIPAKAKAVTEVAPVRLASASKGSSVAETSVANSAGANAGKKYVVKKGDNLSIIARKLGTSVKNLQRNNPSIGKLLYPGQSLAVP; encoded by the coding sequence ATTTCGCGTTTCTGGCATGTTGAGGGACAGGGTAGAATTTTGGAAGCTAATTTTTACTAAATATGGCCCAAATCATTTGGTCTTTCACCACAGGAGTTATCCAGAAATAATTTACTCCGTTTTAGACTTTAGCGAGTATGAAAAAAAATTATCTTTTAGGGAGTTTGGGCGAAAAAAGAACCAAGCTGTCAAACAAGAGATAGAGTCTATTCGCCAGGCCTTAAATAGATTGGGGCGCGGCGAAGCTGCAAGCAGTGAGCTCGAAAGGAGGATAGAAAAGCTATTTAGCAAACGACAATATTCCTCAGCGCGACAGTTACGGCGTGCTTATTTGGCGGCTGCGAATGTGGAGCAAGTTCGCTATCAGACTGGTATTAGCGAGCGCTTTAGGCAGGGAATTGAGCGGTCTGGTCTTTATTTGCATGCGATTGAAGAAGTATTTAGGACTGCGGGGCTTCCCTTGGAGCTATCGCGTTTGCCGTTAGTTGAGTCTTCGTTTGATTATAAAGCTTATAGCAGTGTAGGTGCGGCGGGGATTTGGCAATTTACGCGTTCTACGGGAAAGCAGTATCTAAATGTTGGCCCGCATTTAGATGAGAGGCGAGATCCGATATTGGCCTCTAGGGCAGCGGCAAAATACTTAAAGAACGCCTATAACAATGTAGGGAGCTGGCCGCTAGCGGTTACTTCTTACAATCACGGGCTGGGTGGTGTTATTCGTGCCGTGCGACAGACTGGAAGCAAGGATCTGGAGCTGATAATTAAAAACTATCAGAGTCCCAGTTTTGGTTTTGCCTCCTCAAATTTTTATGCCGAGTTCGTCGCAGCTTTGGAAGTTGAGCGAGAGTGGCGTCGATATTTTCCGGGGCTAGTAAGGGAAAAGCCTTTGTTTTTCGATGAGATTAGAATCGAAAGACCCGTTTCGTTGGGAAGGTTATCTCAGTGTAGTGGTGCTAGCAAGGATAGACTTAGCGCGCTTAATCTTGGTCTTCAGAAACCGATACTTAATGGGCAGGTGACGATACCAGCTAATTATGTTGCCAAAGTGGAGAGAGGTAAGGGGCAGAGGACAGTGGCGGCGCTAGGCTGTGGTGAGGTGCTTTCATTAACGGAGGAAACCTCGAATTACTTATCGAAGGGCCGCAAATCGAAACAGGCAGCTACTGCTGTTGTGGCTATGGCAACTTCTACCTCTGCCTCGAAATATAAGGTAAGACCCGGAGATACGCTGGGAGCCATTGCAAGAAGAATGTCGGTGCGACAAGCAGATTTGATGCGGGTGAATAATATTAGAGATGCTCGTAAGTTACGCGCTGGGATTTTGCTTGCTATCCCTGCCAAAGCGAAGGCCGTGACAGAGGTGGCTCCGGTAAGACTGGCTAGCGCAAGCAAGGGTTCTTCTGTTGCGGAGACTAGTGTCGCTAATAGTGCGGGTGCTAATGCGGGGAAAAAATACGTAGTAAAGAAAGGGGACAATTTGAGTATTATTGCGCGGAAGCTCGGCACCTCTGTTAAGAATTTGCAGAGGAATAATCCCTCGATTGGCAAGTTGCTTTATCCGGGGCAAAGTTTGGCAGTGCCATGA
- the recO gene encoding DNA repair protein RecO, producing the protein MSLPQKFSSPGLVLQSKAFRESDSIVTLLTQQCGKLSAIARGVRRSKKRFMGGIEPFDYGIFELSSARNRPEWHTIEGLSNRHVLLSLRSDFFKLSLSSYCLELATAFTHEGEKDAGRLFNHIIHCLRSIDSSKDEEHCYYQVVLFNLRLLSFCGYNPTEDEKISPAYRSWFADLLAGKLTHAHLPDQQTRHAFMLLCNNSQQIIGHPFASLRDSSLAFNDDY; encoded by the coding sequence ATGTCTCTGCCGCAGAAATTCTCGAGTCCTGGACTAGTTCTTCAGAGCAAAGCTTTTAGGGAATCGGACAGCATAGTTACCCTACTTACCCAACAGTGTGGCAAGCTAAGTGCGATTGCTCGTGGTGTTCGCCGAAGCAAGAAGCGATTTATGGGTGGGATTGAGCCTTTTGATTACGGCATATTTGAGTTAAGTTCTGCAAGGAACCGTCCAGAATGGCACACCATCGAAGGCTTATCTAACCGTCACGTGTTGCTCAGTCTTCGAAGCGACTTTTTTAAATTATCGCTATCTTCGTATTGTCTAGAGCTTGCCACGGCGTTTACGCATGAAGGTGAAAAGGACGCTGGAAGGCTGTTTAACCATATTATTCATTGTTTAAGAAGCATAGATTCCTCTAAGGATGAAGAGCACTGTTATTACCAGGTAGTTTTATTTAACCTAAGGCTATTAAGTTTTTGCGGCTACAATCCGACTGAAGATGAAAAAATCTCTCCCGCCTATCGGTCTTGGTTTGCCGACCTACTTGCAGGAAAGCTCACACACGCACATCTACCAGACCAGCAAACCCGCCATGCCTTCATGCTCTTATGTAACAACAGCCAACAAATTATCGGCCATCCCTTCGCCTCCCTACGCGACAGCTCATTAGCATTTAACGACGACTATTAG